The following proteins are co-located in the Pseudarthrobacter siccitolerans genome:
- a CDS encoding RidA family protein, with product MSTSAEAPSGTAAAPVSAVEQRLADLGLTLPDVAAPVAAYVPAVISGNHVYTSGQLPFINGKLPATGKVSAGTEGYADEPTVSPEDAQQYAAVCAVNALAAVKSVIGDLDRITRIVKVVGFVSSDPSFTGQPGVINGASELLGRVLGDAGQHARSAVGVSVLPLDSPVEVELIAEFS from the coding sequence ATGAGCACCTCCGCAGAAGCCCCGTCCGGCACCGCAGCCGCCCCCGTTTCCGCTGTTGAGCAGCGCCTGGCGGATCTTGGACTGACCCTCCCCGACGTTGCCGCCCCGGTGGCGGCCTACGTTCCCGCCGTGATCTCCGGCAACCACGTTTACACCTCGGGCCAGCTGCCCTTTATTAATGGCAAACTCCCAGCAACCGGGAAAGTTTCCGCCGGCACCGAAGGCTACGCCGACGAGCCCACTGTTTCGCCCGAAGACGCACAGCAGTACGCCGCGGTCTGCGCCGTCAACGCCCTGGCAGCCGTCAAGAGCGTCATCGGCGACCTCGACCGCATCACCCGCATCGTCAAAGTTGTGGGATTCGTCTCTTCGGACCCGTCATTCACCGGACAGCCCGGCGTCATCAACGGTGCCTCGGAATTGCTGGGCCGCGTCCTCGGTGACGCAGGCCAGCACGCCCGTTCCGCCGTCGGCGTTTCCGTGCTGCCGCTCGACTCTCCCGTAGAGGTCGAACTGATCGCTGAATTCAGCTAG
- a CDS encoding DUF4177 domain-containing protein, with translation MTKWEYATIPLIIHATKQILDQWGDDGWELVQVVPGPDGNGLVAYLKREKQ, from the coding sequence ATGACCAAATGGGAGTACGCCACGATTCCGCTCATTATCCATGCCACAAAACAGATCCTGGACCAGTGGGGAGATGACGGCTGGGAGCTCGTCCAGGTAGTCCCCGGACCGGACGGAAACGGTCTGGTTGCCTACCTGAAGAGGGAGAAGCAGTAG
- a CDS encoding metallophosphoesterase — MISTSALASRARTIGRGFAVTAGAGAAAGLAAFGYGLWEKNQFVLREETLDILPPGQAPFRILHLSDIHFVPGQDKKAVWLESLAGLEPDLVVNTGDNLSHVKAVDPLLAALRPLMEFPGVFVPGSNDYFAPSPKNPASYLLGPSQVKPKPARLDWPRLRSGFGMGGWIDLTNRHQSVVLKGIRFDFSGVDDPHLNRERYAGWPRGTVNQDATPHLRVAVIHAPYQRVLDHFTEDGADLLLAGHTHGGQLCIPGYGALVSNCDLPTWRAKGLNDWQSNGSTTPVNVSGGIGTSRFTPIRIACKPEAVLLTLTPPY, encoded by the coding sequence ATGATTTCAACCAGCGCTTTGGCCAGCCGCGCCCGGACTATCGGGCGCGGCTTTGCCGTCACCGCGGGGGCCGGGGCAGCGGCAGGACTGGCGGCCTTCGGGTACGGCCTGTGGGAGAAAAACCAGTTTGTCCTCCGCGAAGAGACACTGGATATCCTCCCGCCCGGACAGGCACCGTTCCGGATCCTGCACCTGAGCGATATCCACTTTGTCCCGGGGCAGGACAAGAAGGCAGTCTGGCTGGAGTCCCTTGCGGGCCTTGAACCGGACCTGGTGGTCAACACCGGCGACAACCTCAGCCACGTCAAAGCGGTGGACCCGCTGCTGGCGGCGCTCCGCCCCCTCATGGAGTTCCCGGGCGTGTTTGTCCCCGGTTCCAACGACTACTTCGCTCCCAGCCCGAAGAACCCGGCATCGTACCTTCTGGGTCCGTCCCAGGTGAAGCCGAAACCGGCCCGGCTGGACTGGCCGCGCCTGCGCTCGGGCTTTGGCATGGGCGGCTGGATAGACCTGACCAACCGGCACCAGTCGGTGGTCCTGAAGGGCATCCGCTTCGACTTTTCCGGCGTGGATGATCCCCACCTGAACCGGGAACGGTATGCCGGCTGGCCGCGCGGCACCGTCAACCAGGACGCCACTCCGCACCTCCGCGTCGCGGTTATCCACGCACCCTACCAGCGCGTGCTCGACCACTTCACCGAGGACGGCGCGGACCTCCTGCTCGCCGGACACACCCATGGCGGCCAACTGTGTATCCCCGGGTACGGCGCCCTGGTCTCCAACTGCGACCTCCCCACCTGGCGGGCCAAAGGCCTGAACGACTGGCAGAGCAACGGCAGTACGACGCCGGTGAACGTCTCGGGCGGTATCGGCACCTCGCGCTTCACCCCGATCCGCATCGCGTGCAAGCCCGAAGCGGTCCTGCTCACCCTCACCCCGCCCTATTAG
- a CDS encoding NUDIX hydrolase has protein sequence MPQLARRLFALPQDLEGAAQSWLEHGERSPRAARLASSVVLLRDSPTGLETWLAYRPGSSPLGVLAFPGGSLDAADDDPVGWLGPSPQHWAEQMGTDDVGLARRHVVGAIRELFEETGVLLAGPDMSTTFEATSTSEWMRARLAVADQEKTFPEVLGKRGLSLRTDLLKSLVNWRSPDFAHRRFDTRYFAATVPLNQQPALLEGKGVWGRWVNAHDVIAGRDTTALGDEVGQENTVGRTLGELLVPGSEIMLEKMAMANGCIAYLSYKRKAHVYQPQLVEEGGKLLLEVEAAKTVAGDHQRER, from the coding sequence TTGCCTCAACTCGCCCGACGCCTGTTCGCACTCCCTCAGGACCTTGAAGGGGCAGCGCAGAGCTGGCTTGAACATGGCGAGAGGAGCCCCCGGGCCGCTCGCTTAGCATCATCTGTTGTCCTGCTGCGTGATTCCCCCACCGGCCTCGAAACCTGGCTTGCTTACCGGCCCGGTTCCTCGCCGCTGGGGGTCCTCGCCTTCCCCGGTGGCTCCCTGGACGCCGCCGACGACGACCCCGTCGGCTGGCTGGGCCCTTCACCACAGCACTGGGCCGAGCAGATGGGAACGGACGACGTCGGGCTGGCTCGCCGTCATGTGGTGGGCGCCATCCGGGAACTCTTCGAGGAAACCGGCGTGCTCCTTGCCGGCCCGGATATGTCCACCACGTTTGAAGCGACGTCCACATCTGAATGGATGCGTGCCCGCCTCGCCGTGGCCGACCAGGAAAAGACCTTCCCGGAGGTCCTCGGCAAACGGGGGCTGTCCCTCCGGACCGACCTGCTGAAGTCCCTCGTCAACTGGCGCAGCCCGGACTTCGCCCACCGCCGGTTCGATACCCGGTACTTCGCCGCCACCGTTCCGCTGAACCAGCAGCCCGCCCTGCTGGAAGGCAAGGGCGTCTGGGGGCGGTGGGTGAACGCGCACGACGTCATTGCCGGCCGGGATACCACCGCACTGGGCGACGAGGTGGGCCAGGAAAACACGGTAGGCCGCACCCTCGGCGAGCTCCTGGTTCCCGGCTCGGAGATCATGCTCGAAAAAATGGCCATGGCCAACGGCTGCATCGCGTACCTCAGCTACAAACGCAAGGCCCACGTCTACCAGCCGCAGCTCGTGGAGGAAGGCGGCAAGTTGCTGCTCGAGGTCGAGGCCGCCAAGACGGTGGCGGGGGATCACCAGCGGGAACGCTGA
- a CDS encoding transglycosylase domain-containing protein produces MAPRKNPLFDTATTLGKILVFLGVSAICGVLVAGLLVPAAAVSGSAASGSIEFFDTLPAELKVDPPNQTTRILAADGSEIANVYTENRTKVALDQISPFMKEAVIAVEDSRFYEHGGVDTTGILRALVSTARGNKQGASTVTQQYVNNVLNANLAAEGNEDQIKLNGVNKGVGDKLREMKLAIAMEKEFSKEQILEGYLNIVFFNRDAYGVEAASKFFFSTSAKDLSLPQAALLAGLVNSPSAFDPITNPESSKERRDLVLGLMLNQRKITQEEHDAAVATPVETKVTQPKQGCAYASTAPYFCDYILHLLENNTAYGADLKERQRLIYGGGLTITTTLDPNAQAVAQEQVNASAGANPDKWGAAMVSVQPNTGKIISMAQNTSFLPGKASFDSQLNFNVDKLDKDGNDLNGMGGAQPGSTMKPFTFAEWLNEGKSMNTVVNAAQRIYPLNFPWRNTCGKVTGGYSTAQKNQGLGTADDLQNAEPQWYRNLSVLEGLYNSINTVTFASAAQLDFCGIQKVVDAVGLHSGLPSADEPNPKVNMSTLGNLLGSTQTSPLTMASAFATFANDGKFCEAIAITSVTDATGKQLPAQSTSCRDAIKPEVARGVNYALQEVLNRGSGSLIQPRISTRTSFPIGAKTGTSNNNGSTWVVGHTTGLATAAWFGDALGAQDRAGQNITVNGKFYPGIDGYMIAGPMFSNFMSKIAPAYGTNPFPAPPSNLLNGTTTRTTPSTPQATQAPAAPVAPQPAPQPSSNGNGNGNNSGNGNGNG; encoded by the coding sequence ATGGCTCCTCGTAAGAACCCATTATTCGACACTGCCACCACCCTTGGAAAGATCCTCGTTTTCCTTGGCGTGAGTGCAATTTGTGGTGTCCTGGTAGCAGGCCTGCTGGTCCCCGCGGCGGCAGTCTCAGGCAGCGCGGCCAGTGGTTCGATCGAGTTCTTCGACACCCTTCCGGCAGAGCTGAAGGTTGACCCGCCCAACCAGACCACCAGGATCCTGGCAGCAGACGGTAGCGAGATTGCCAACGTCTACACCGAGAACCGGACCAAGGTTGCGCTGGACCAGATTTCGCCATTCATGAAGGAAGCTGTCATCGCGGTCGAGGACAGCCGTTTCTATGAACACGGCGGTGTGGACACCACCGGCATCCTGCGTGCCCTGGTCAGCACAGCGCGCGGCAACAAGCAGGGTGCCTCCACCGTCACGCAGCAGTACGTCAACAACGTCCTCAACGCCAACCTCGCCGCCGAGGGCAACGAGGACCAGATCAAGCTCAACGGTGTGAACAAGGGCGTGGGCGACAAGCTCCGCGAAATGAAGCTGGCCATCGCCATGGAGAAGGAGTTCAGCAAGGAGCAAATCCTTGAGGGCTACCTGAACATCGTGTTCTTCAACCGTGACGCGTACGGGGTCGAGGCTGCCTCCAAGTTCTTCTTCAGCACCTCTGCCAAGGACCTCAGCCTTCCGCAGGCTGCACTGCTGGCCGGCCTGGTCAACAGCCCCTCCGCGTTCGACCCCATCACCAACCCCGAGAGCTCGAAAGAGCGCCGCGACCTGGTCCTTGGCCTGATGCTGAACCAGCGCAAGATCACCCAGGAGGAACACGACGCTGCCGTCGCCACTCCCGTGGAGACCAAGGTGACCCAGCCCAAGCAGGGCTGCGCCTACGCGTCCACCGCACCGTACTTCTGCGACTACATCCTGCACCTGCTGGAGAACAACACCGCTTACGGCGCGGACCTCAAGGAGCGCCAGCGCCTGATCTACGGCGGCGGCCTCACCATCACCACCACCCTGGACCCGAACGCCCAGGCCGTGGCCCAGGAGCAGGTCAACGCCTCCGCCGGCGCCAACCCGGACAAGTGGGGTGCCGCCATGGTTTCGGTGCAGCCCAACACGGGCAAGATCATTTCCATGGCCCAGAACACATCGTTCCTGCCCGGCAAGGCCAGCTTCGATTCCCAGTTGAACTTCAACGTGGACAAGCTGGACAAGGACGGCAACGACCTCAACGGTATGGGCGGCGCCCAGCCCGGCTCCACCATGAAGCCGTTCACGTTCGCGGAGTGGCTCAATGAGGGCAAGTCCATGAACACCGTGGTCAACGCCGCCCAGCGCATCTACCCGCTCAACTTCCCGTGGCGGAACACCTGCGGCAAGGTGACCGGCGGCTACAGCACCGCCCAGAAGAACCAGGGCCTCGGCACGGCAGACGACCTGCAGAACGCCGAACCCCAGTGGTACCGGAACCTGTCCGTCCTCGAGGGCCTCTACAACTCCATCAACACGGTGACCTTCGCCTCAGCAGCCCAGCTCGACTTCTGCGGCATCCAGAAGGTGGTTGACGCCGTCGGACTCCACAGCGGCCTGCCATCGGCAGACGAGCCGAACCCCAAGGTCAACATGTCCACGCTGGGCAACCTCCTGGGTTCCACCCAGACGTCCCCGCTGACCATGGCCAGCGCGTTCGCCACGTTCGCGAACGACGGCAAGTTCTGCGAGGCCATCGCCATCACCTCGGTGACGGATGCAACGGGCAAGCAGCTGCCTGCGCAGTCCACCAGCTGCCGGGACGCCATCAAGCCCGAGGTGGCCCGCGGCGTGAACTACGCACTGCAGGAAGTCCTGAACCGGGGCTCCGGCTCGCTCATCCAGCCTAGGATTTCCACCCGGACCAGCTTCCCCATCGGCGCCAAGACCGGTACGTCCAACAACAACGGCTCCACCTGGGTTGTCGGCCACACCACCGGCCTGGCCACCGCTGCCTGGTTCGGTGACGCACTGGGCGCCCAGGACCGCGCCGGGCAGAACATCACGGTCAACGGGAAGTTCTACCCGGGCATCGACGGTTACATGATCGCCGGGCCGATGTTCTCCAACTTCATGTCGAAGATCGCTCCTGCCTACGGCACTAATCCGTTCCCGGCGCCGCCCAGCAACCTGCTGAACGGCACCACTACACGGACCACTCCCTCCACGCCGCAGGCCACCCAGGCCCCGGCTGCGCCGGTCGCCCCCCAGCCAGCACCGCAGCCAAGCAGTAACGGCAACGGAAACGGGAACAATAGTGGCAATGGAAACGGGAACGGCTAG
- a CDS encoding ABC transporter ATP-binding protein has protein sequence MAKQIPFFRSISRLYPHVRPILPRLLLGLLCALLASVVALAIPQVLRVLVNESLKPGGASEAVWISAGVILVLGVAEAGLVALRRQFVINPATTVETKMRVSLYGHLQDLTVSFHDRWGSGQLLSRAMTDLNFLRRWMAFGAIMLVVTTLTVIIGITVMFVMSWQLALIFLAAAVPIMAYSFRFRTRFSRVARRSQDQAGDLATTVEESVHGIRVLKAFGRSREALENFNEQAEELRQTEIEKARHQATFTMVVTLLPELALGAGLVVGVMLCASGQLSIGALVAFFATAAVMASPVEFSGMLLAMALTAKTAVDRHFEVMDSPNTITSPPEPRRPGQLAGGLRFNKATFAFEDAPDKPILKEINLDVRPGETMALVGITGSGKSALIQLVPRLYDVSGGAITIDGVDLRDFEVEELRRIVAVAFEDTTLFSNSVRDNVLLGAPVRTDAVLDEALDVAQAHFAYSLPEGVDTLIGDEGLSLSGGQRQRIALARAIAARPRVLVLDDPLSALDVQTEELVETRLRAVLKETTTLIVAHRPSTVALADRVALLEDGSITGVGTHTELLAGNHHYRYVIASLDQEPRDLDSELSALEDQAEEVTR, from the coding sequence ATGGCCAAGCAAATTCCATTTTTTCGATCCATCAGTCGCCTCTACCCCCATGTCCGGCCGATCCTCCCGCGGCTTTTGCTGGGACTTCTCTGCGCGTTACTGGCCAGCGTTGTTGCACTCGCCATCCCGCAGGTCCTCCGGGTGCTGGTCAACGAATCACTGAAGCCCGGCGGCGCATCGGAAGCGGTCTGGATTTCCGCGGGCGTCATCCTGGTACTGGGCGTGGCCGAAGCCGGACTGGTGGCCCTCCGCCGGCAGTTCGTCATCAACCCCGCCACGACGGTGGAAACCAAAATGCGGGTTTCGCTGTACGGCCATCTCCAGGATCTGACCGTCTCCTTCCACGACCGCTGGGGATCCGGCCAGTTGTTGTCGCGTGCCATGACGGACCTGAACTTCCTGCGACGCTGGATGGCGTTCGGTGCCATCATGCTGGTGGTCACCACCCTTACGGTGATCATCGGCATCACAGTGATGTTTGTGATGAGCTGGCAGCTTGCCCTCATCTTCCTTGCCGCGGCGGTGCCCATTATGGCTTACAGCTTCCGGTTCCGCACCCGCTTCAGCAGGGTGGCCCGCCGCAGCCAGGACCAGGCCGGTGATCTCGCCACCACCGTTGAGGAATCAGTCCACGGCATCCGCGTGCTCAAAGCGTTCGGGCGAAGCCGGGAGGCGCTCGAAAACTTCAACGAGCAGGCCGAGGAGCTCCGCCAGACGGAGATCGAAAAGGCACGCCACCAGGCAACCTTCACCATGGTGGTCACCCTGCTTCCCGAACTCGCCCTCGGCGCCGGCCTGGTGGTCGGCGTGATGCTGTGCGCCAGCGGGCAGCTCAGCATCGGCGCGCTCGTGGCGTTTTTCGCAACCGCCGCGGTGATGGCCTCACCCGTGGAATTTTCCGGCATGCTGCTGGCCATGGCACTCACCGCCAAGACCGCCGTCGACCGCCACTTCGAAGTGATGGACTCCCCCAACACCATCACCAGTCCCCCGGAGCCCCGGCGGCCCGGTCAACTAGCCGGTGGGCTCCGTTTCAATAAGGCCACGTTCGCTTTTGAGGATGCCCCGGACAAGCCCATCCTGAAGGAAATCAACCTCGATGTCCGGCCTGGCGAAACCATGGCGCTGGTGGGAATCACCGGCAGCGGCAAAAGTGCGCTGATCCAGCTCGTTCCGCGCCTGTACGACGTCTCCGGCGGGGCCATCACCATCGACGGCGTGGACCTGAGGGACTTCGAGGTTGAGGAGCTCCGCCGGATCGTCGCGGTTGCCTTCGAGGACACCACCCTGTTCTCCAATTCGGTCCGGGACAACGTCCTGCTCGGCGCCCCCGTGCGGACGGACGCCGTCCTCGATGAGGCCCTGGACGTGGCCCAGGCACACTTCGCCTACTCCCTGCCCGAGGGGGTGGACACGCTGATTGGCGACGAAGGGCTCAGCCTTTCCGGCGGGCAGCGGCAGCGGATCGCCCTGGCGCGGGCCATCGCTGCGCGCCCCAGGGTACTGGTCCTGGACGACCCGCTGTCTGCCCTGGATGTCCAGACCGAGGAACTTGTGGAAACGCGGCTCCGGGCCGTACTGAAGGAGACCACAACACTGATCGTGGCCCACCGCCCGTCCACCGTGGCGCTGGCGGACCGTGTGGCGCTGCTGGAGGACGGCAGCATCACCGGCGTCGGCACGCACACCGAACTACTGGCGGGCAACCACCACTACCGCTACGTCATCGCCAGCCTGGACCAGGAACCACGAGACCTCGACTCCGAGCTGTCCGCCCTTGAGGACCAGGCAGAGGAAGTGACCCGATGA